The DNA sequence GATACGAAATTATGACAAAAATCCAGTAATTGGATAAAGGTGGTCACCAAATGAAAGATCCTGATTCGGTTCCGCAAGCCGGAGAGCTTGTGAGAATTCTAAATGGAAGAGACAAAGGTCAATTCGCTTGCATTATTGAAGTGCTGGACGACAAATTCGTACTGATCGCTGATGGCGATAAGCGGAAAGTCGACAAAGCAAAGAAAAAGAACCTTCATCATATCGAGCGGAGTTATATCATTGCCTCGGAAGTGAAGAACAGTATAATAGAAACAGGTCGTGTAACCAATGCTAAATTGCGCTTTGCAATTTCGTCATATATCAACGATAATTTACTGAAGGAAGGAGAGTGAATTCATGGCCAAAGAAGATGTAATCGAAGTTGAAGGCACGGTCATAGAGCCGCTTCCAAACGCGATGTTCCGTGTCGAGCTGGAAAACGGGCACAAAATTCTTGCGCACGTTTCCGGTAAAATTCGTATGCACTATATTCGTATTCTTCCGGGAGACAAGGTCACAGTCGAATTATCTCCGTATGATCTGTCGCGCGGTCGTATTACGTATCGCTATAAATAAAAAAACGTCAGGATTCGTTACTCCGAATGATCAAGGAGGTAAAAAGCATGAAGGTAAGACCATCCGTCAAACCAATTTGTGAAAAGTGCAAGGTTATCCGTCGTAAGCGTACGGTCATGGTAATCTGCGAAAACCCAAAGCATAAGCAAAAACAAGGATAAACACTGGAGGTGTAAACTATGGCACGTGTTGCAGGTATCGACATTCCCCGCGATAAGCGGATCGTCGTTTCTCTTACGTATATCTTCGGAGTAGGGAAGTCCCGCGCAGCGGAGATCCTGAAAGAAGCAGGCGTTTCTGAAAACACACGAGTTCGTGATCTTACAGAAGACGAGCTTGGTAAAATTCGTAAAGTTGTAGATAGTGTAAAAGTAGAAGGGGACCTTCGTCGAGAAGTATCTCTTGATATTAAGCGTCTGATTGAAATCGGTTCTTACCGTGGTATCCGCCACCGTCGCGGACTTCCAGTTCGTGGACAGAAGACGAAGAACAACGCACGTACACGAAAAGGTGCACGTCGTACAGTCGCGAACAAGAAAAAGTAAAGGAGGCACCGGATAATTATGGCTAAGCCAAAAACGACTCGCGCTAAGCGCCGTCAACGTAAAAATATAGAGTCTGGAATTGCACACATTCGTTCTACGTTCAACAACACGATCGTAACTATCACTGACCCTCAGGGAAATGCTATTGCATGGGCAAGTGCAGGCGGACTTGGATTCAAAGGTTCCCGTAAATCCACTCCATTCGCAGCACAGGTTGCAGCAGAAGCTGCATGTAAATCTGCAATGGAGCATGGCATGAAAGAAGTGGAAGTTTCCGTTAAAGGCCCTGGTGCCGGACGTGAAGCAGCGATCCGTTCCCTTCAGGCTACTGGTCTTGAAGTGAGCATGATCCGTGACGTAACGCCGGTTCCACACAACGGCTGCCGTCCACCAAAACGTCGTCGCGTATAATAAACATGGCAGGTTTTCCTGTCTGACGAGAAGCAAGCATCTCGTTCCTAATGAACGGGACAGTCGTTTCGTAACAGGTCAAGGTGTGCCCAGTGAGGGATTCCGGTTGTGGTCACTCACAACCGGGGTTTCGACGTTTTGAAGGAGGGTTTGTTGAATGATCGAGATAGAAAAGCCGAAGATTGAAACGGTCGAATTAAGCAGCGATCAAGCATACGGAAAATTCGTCGTAGAACCTCTGGAACGTGGATACGGAACAACGCTAGGGAATTCTCTGCGCCGCATTCTGCTTTCTTCACTTCCGGGAGCAGCAGTAACATCCGTTCAGTTTAACGGAGTGCTGCACGAATTCTCTACGATTGAAGGGGTGGTTGAGGACGTAACAACCATCATACTGAATCTGAAAAAGCTGGCGCTGAAAATTTATTCGGACGAAGAGAAAACGATTGAGATCGATGCAAGCGGAGAAGGCAACGTCACGGCTGCGGATATTACGCACGACAGCGACGTTGAAATCCTGAATCCTGATCTTCATATCGCCACTCTCTCCAAAGGTGCCCAGTTCCAAATGAAAGTAACGGCAGCAAGCGGCCGCGGCTACGTGCCGGCAGAAGGAAACAATACCGGCGATCTCTCCATCGGAGTTATCCCTGTTGATTCCATTTTCACACCGGTTGCCCGTGCCAACTACCAGGTGGAAAACACCCGTGTAGGTCAGGTCACGAACTATGACAAGCTGACGCTGGACGTTTGGACAGATGGCAGTATCCGTCCCGAGGAAGCAGTTTCTCTCGGAGCAAAAATCCTGACAGAGCATTTAAACATCTTTGTCGGCTTAACCGATCAGGCGCAGAACGCCGAAATTATGGTTGAGAAAGAAGAAGACCAGAAAGAAAAAGTTCTTGAAATGACGATTGAAGAACTGGATCTCTCGGTCCGTTCCTATAACTGCCTGAAACGGGCAGGAATCAACACAGTACAGGAACTAACGCAGAAATCCGAAGATGATATGATGAAAGTGCGTAACCTTGGACGTAAATCCCTTGAGGAAGTCCAGGAGAAGCTTGCGGAACTCAATCTCGGTCTGCGCAGAGAAGAATAAAACAGCCCTGATACGGCTGGATCGCTATATGTGAAGGAGGGAATGACCCATGGGATACAGAAAACTGGGTCGCGACAGCAGTGCGCGTAAAGCACTACTTCGTGATTTAACAACAGATCTAATCATTAATGAACGTATCGAAACAACAGAGCCGAAAGCAAAGGAAATCCGCCCTGTTGTGGAGAAGATGATCACTCTAGGTAAGCGTGGAGACCTTCACGCTCGTCGTCAGGCTGCTGCCTTCGTACGTAAGGAAGTTGCTGATGAGGAGACTGGTCAGGACGCAATCCAGAAGCTTTTCGACGATGTCGCGAAGCGTTATGATGATCGTCAGGGAGGTTACACTCGCGTAATGAAGCTTGGACCTCGCCGCGGTGACGGTGCAGAAATGGCCATCATTGAGCTTGTATAAATAAGGCGAAAGGGCGGGATGCCAATGCTGGAAACAGTAATTGCGCACGCCCTTTTTTTGTACAAAAAATCAGGACGAAGGAAGATTGGTGGAAATAAGGACAACCGGCGGAAAGACAAGGAGAATTGGCAGAAAGAATTCTCTTACTCGTAGAAATGTCTGCGGTAGTGGCAGAATTTCTGCAGGAAAGAGGAGAATAACGATTCCATATGTCTGAACGAGCTGTGGTTTTCCTGCGAGTCGCTTATTTTCCCCGGTTCCAAGCGAAAGGCGGCCGAAGATGGACAGTATATATGCAGAAAACGTAACCTTTTCATACGAACCAGGCCGCCCTGTGCTGGAGGATGTCAGTTTCCGCGTCGCAAAAGGCGAGTGGATCGCGATTGTCGGACATAACGGTTCCGGGAAGTCGACGCTCGCCAAGTGTCTCAACGGCCTCCTGCTCCCTTCGTCCGGCCGCGTCGTCACGTGCGGCTATGATACGGCCGATAAGGAGACCATTATGACGCTCCGGCGCCGTGCCGGAATGGTGTTTCAGCATCC is a window from the Alkalicoccus halolimnae genome containing:
- a CDS encoding KOW domain-containing RNA-binding protein translates to MKDPDSVPQAGELVRILNGRDKGQFACIIEVLDDKFVLIADGDKRKVDKAKKKNLHHIERSYIIASEVKNSIIETGRVTNAKLRFAISSYINDNLLKEGE
- the infA gene encoding translation initiation factor IF-1 encodes the protein MAKEDVIEVEGTVIEPLPNAMFRVELENGHKILAHVSGKIRMHYIRILPGDKVTVELSPYDLSRGRITYRYK
- the rpmJ gene encoding 50S ribosomal protein L36 — encoded protein: MKVRPSVKPICEKCKVIRRKRTVMVICENPKHKQKQG
- the rpsM gene encoding 30S ribosomal protein S13 yields the protein MARVAGIDIPRDKRIVVSLTYIFGVGKSRAAEILKEAGVSENTRVRDLTEDELGKIRKVVDSVKVEGDLRREVSLDIKRLIEIGSYRGIRHRRGLPVRGQKTKNNARTRKGARRTVANKKK
- the rpsK gene encoding 30S ribosomal protein S11 gives rise to the protein MAKPKTTRAKRRQRKNIESGIAHIRSTFNNTIVTITDPQGNAIAWASAGGLGFKGSRKSTPFAAQVAAEAACKSAMEHGMKEVEVSVKGPGAGREAAIRSLQATGLEVSMIRDVTPVPHNGCRPPKRRRV
- a CDS encoding DNA-directed RNA polymerase subunit alpha, which produces MIEIEKPKIETVELSSDQAYGKFVVEPLERGYGTTLGNSLRRILLSSLPGAAVTSVQFNGVLHEFSTIEGVVEDVTTIILNLKKLALKIYSDEEKTIEIDASGEGNVTAADITHDSDVEILNPDLHIATLSKGAQFQMKVTAASGRGYVPAEGNNTGDLSIGVIPVDSIFTPVARANYQVENTRVGQVTNYDKLTLDVWTDGSIRPEEAVSLGAKILTEHLNIFVGLTDQAQNAEIMVEKEEDQKEKVLEMTIEELDLSVRSYNCLKRAGINTVQELTQKSEDDMMKVRNLGRKSLEEVQEKLAELNLGLRREE
- the rplQ gene encoding 50S ribosomal protein L17, which gives rise to MGYRKLGRDSSARKALLRDLTTDLIINERIETTEPKAKEIRPVVEKMITLGKRGDLHARRQAAAFVRKEVADEETGQDAIQKLFDDVAKRYDDRQGGYTRVMKLGPRRGDGAEMAIIELV